Within the Legionella pneumophila subsp. pneumophila str. Philadelphia 1 genome, the region ATCGTCTTAAGCCAGGACTTAATATTTTTTCAGAGTATGAGCATGATGTAGAGTATGGTGCTCTTAAGAGGATTCTTCGAAGTCAGGGAGAGCCTACCACTCAAGATACAATCACGTTAGGAGTTGCTGTTCTTTTTTAAAAAAGCCAAATATACATTGGAATTATTTTATGAATTCATAGGAATAAATAGTCACCTTCATGATATTAATCCATCCATGAGGAATATATCACCTATCAATGACCTTGTTCATTGGGGTGTTGAGCTTTCTCTTCCCAAGAAAATCCTTCCTCATGTCTTTAGGATGGGGACAATTTATCTGACAATACTGGGTTAAATTATCCTCAGTTTTGTAATTTAACCCAGGATCCTGGATTTTTAATGATTGATCTGCAGATCATCATTTTCAAATAATGGAGTTTGCTTAATTTCTAAATTTCTTTGTTGTAATTGGTCAACTTTCATATGGGGACAGTAATAGGCATTAGCTATTATGGAATGGATATTAATAGTTGTTAAGTTTTTTGATCCCCTTACATATCTCTTATGAGCTTCACTTGGTGTATGGGTTACAAGAACGATAACATTTGCTCCTAACTTCGCGCCTTCATTTTTTAAAAAATTATTATCATCTTTTTCTAGATCTTTTAAAGAGGAGCGGATATCCATAACTTCATGTACATTTGGGTTTTTAATAATCCCTAAGAAACGGCAATTTCCTGTAGGATAGGACAAATATAAGTTCACATTTTTCGCATCTGCATTTACTTGACGTAATCCGCCACAGCCCGAATTCAAAAGAAGAATCATAAAGCTAATTATTAAATAAACAATTTTCATATCCATAATTCCTTTTATTTAGCGTGCTTTTAACATACCCATATAAGACTATTACTTACTTTGATTATGAATAAAAGTATTAATTGTAAAAATATAAAATTAATGTCGCTTTCAATTGAGTAAAATAAATTCGCCATTTTGTATAGTGATGGTTAAAATGCGTACCTGAGTTGCGAGATAAAGTCCCGTGTCACTTGCCATCATGTTTTCGGCTACTTCTTTCTCTTGTTTTTGATAGGTGGTAATAATCTGCTTAAAATAATCAATCCGCTGTTGCAATAAATTGCTTAAGGTATTTAAATGGCTTAATTGATTTTTATTATCTCGAACAAGATATTTAAGTGCTTCAATTTGTTCTGTGGCTAGTTATACTTTTTTCATAGTCTCTCGATGAGGGCTTTTCTGGCTCGCATTTGTCTCGTTTCTGCCTCATTTCCAAATATTTGGCACAAAAAACCTTCTTAACAAAAGGTTAATGCCCTTACTCACACATCAAGATTTGGGAATGAGTTCCCATCCTCTTAATGTCCACCGCCATGTCCGTCATGACCACCGTGATGCCAGTTTTGTTGATGCCAATTATGGTGCCAATTTTGATGCCAGTTATGATGCCACTTGTAGTGATATTGAATCCAATGCCATCTATGTCCATCCCAATGCCACCGGCCATGTCCACCATGAGGTGTCCAATGAGGGGCATGAGGTATATTGGAAGCCAATGTTATGGAATCTATTGGTGAATCAGTTTTGATTGAGGTATCAAAGGCAGAAGCTACAGCACTTGAACCCATCAAAGCGGCTACTGCAACAAACCACTTCAACGTCTTTAAAGTCCACATATTGCCGCTCCTTGTAAAAGAGCTGATTAAGCTACTCTAAATCCAATACTTATCAATTTAAGTATAGACAAGATAGCACTGAAGTTCATAAATCGATCAATTTATGAAATGATACCTGACTGGCGCAATCCTTTAGAAGGATGGGCTATACTAATACAAATTACTGAGTCAAAGGAGTGCACATCATGTCGCCTGCATTTGGGCACCACCCGAAATCACCAAAACCACAAAAAGAGAAGGGCTTCTGGAGTTCTCCTTCTGGTCTAGTGGCCATTATCATTATTGGGATTATTGGCTATTACGTAATTGTAGAGCATGGTGCTCACATAGCAAGCTTTTTAGGCGCTTCACCATTGGTGCTGTTAGTCTTACTCTGTCCATTGATGCATCTTTTTATGCATAGAGGACATGGGGGGCATGGAGAGAATCATCACCATAAATCGGATGAAAAGGACAACGACTCTTCTGAGAAAAAGGATTAATCGAAATGGAACATTCTTCTTATGCTTATGGTTTGTGGTTATTGGTCATTGTCAATTCGGCGATTTTCATTTTGTTTGCTTACAGTTTTACCACCACGTTTAAAACAAGGCGAGATTGGCGCGCTTTCGGTGCTTTTTCTGCGTTTGTCATTGCTTATTTTACCGAAATGTATGGTTTTCCTTTAACCATTTATTTACTGTCAGGATGGCTTTCTAAATATTATCCTGGAATGGATTTATATGGTCATGACAGTGGCCATTTACTCCATACCCTGCTTGGCTTGAAAGGTGATCCCCATTTTGATGTCTTTCATATCTTAAGTTTTGTCTTCATTATCGGCGGTCTTTGGATGATTGCATCAGCCTGGGGTACTCTTTATCGTGCTCAAAAGGCGCATCAACTTGCAACCAGTGGGCTGTACGCCAAAATTCGTCATCCGCAATACGATGGGTTTATTCTGGTGATGATTGGTTTTTTATTGCAATGGCCAACCATTCTGACCTTAATCATGTTTCCTATACTGGTTTATATGTATGTTCGTCTCGCACGTAGGGAAGAAAAAGAGGTTTTGGCGGAGTTTGGTGAGGAATATAAACACTATGCTGCAGTTACTCCTGGGTTTATACCTCGTTTTGGTAAACAACAAGACAGCAAAGGAGATGCACCATGATGTTTATGTTTCACAGTGCCGAGATGCTCGGCCTTATCGCAATAGCGCTTGGAATCATGTTGGTCGTCTGGGCATTACGTAATGAAGGAAAAAGTATTGGATTAGCCAAAATATTTGGATGGCTCATCGTCATTATCGGGATTTTAGGGGAATTATGCAGTACTTATTACGCGATTAAATACTGGTATGCAGGCTATTTCCAGATGCCAATGATGTCAGGTGAAGCATTCCTATTCCATGTGGCTCAGATGTTGTCTTTGATTGCTATAGCGTTTGGTATTATTTTGGTAGTCTGGGCTTCACATAACGAAGGGCGTGGTATTCCGCTGGCAAAAGTTTTTGGTTGGCTCATCGTTCTCTTTGCGATTTTAGGCATGATTTGTAGTGCTTATTATGCCACTGTGTATTGGCATAAAGGATATATTCAAACGCCTGCTGGTATGTCTATGTTGATACAACATCAAATACCGATGCAGAAACAGTCACCCAATCAATAGTCCTGGTAAATGCCATAAAAAATTGTTACGGCACTTATAAAATTTTCCATTGTAGTGAAGGTGTCCCTCAATGATGCTTATAAAATCCTACTCCTTTAATATCAGTCCACAATGTGGTTTGGTGGCAAAGGAAACATTGATCGACACGGGCTTCATGCTCATGAGCCACTTTTTTTGAAATCATATTAAAATGTTCCATATAATGACTGGGTGGCGCTTGATGGCATTGAGCACAATCCATTGAACTCGGAGATGGGTGCCTAAATTCAGAGAGGCTCCAATGAGCCGTTTCATGACAAGCAGAACAATCGTCGCCAAATAACTTAAAGTGCTTGTCCTTGTTTTGATGACACGAGGCACAGTGTAAAGTCAGTTCTTGAGTCGATAAATGGGGGTTGACCAGTAATGGTGATTTATTGGATTCATTCTGCGCTAAAAAGAGCATAACCTGATTAATAATCACCTGTTCTTCCTCATCATTTTCATTTGAAAAGGCACGAAGTTGCTGCAGTCCCAACGAAACCAGCGCATTGTGATCCATCTGAGTGATGCGCGCGCTCTCACCCTGGTGCTCTCTATGGCACGCGACACAACTGCCTATGTTGGCATGAAAGGAGGTTGGCTGGCGTTTTAACAGAGATTCGTTGTTGGCATGGCAGACGATGCAGTTCGTTGCCTCAACCCCTTTCACTGGAGTATGACACGCAGTGCAGTTGTGACTTAAAAACGAGTGGGCTTTGGAAAGTTCTCCAGGGCTTGCCATTCTTTGCCATTCGGCCAGGTTCGTCAAACGGCTCACCTCATCTCCATGAGAAGACAGATAATAGGCCATAAAAGACAGTGCCGCTATTACGGTAAGGGCAGCGAGGGTAGCCCATCTCAGCTTCATTGAAACCACCTTAATCCAAAATAAATTCCAGACCACACGTGCAGACCCAACAAAACATACAATACCAGTGCTGTAATAATGTGACAGGTTAACCATTTTTGAAACAGGCGCTTGAAGTGCTCGTGAAAACGAATGGCGTATTCCAGCTCAGAGATGGCATCTGCTAAACACAAAGCGCGTACCTCTGCCGACTTGATTAACTGACCATCCAGTGCGGTGTCTTCAAGCAGCCAGGAAAGAAAGCGAGCGGTCATAAGATGTAATTTTCCGATGTTTTGCTTGGGGTGTGCGCTTGCTTGTAATTCTTGAGCCACGATTTGGTATTGCTGTTGTAGTCCCAAGAGGATTGTCTTTTTTTCATCGATTTCCTGAGTCATAAAGCCCATGAGATAACGACCAATAAAACCACTGAGCGTGACAATGAGTGTCATCGCAGTCAAAGCAATACCTAAAGCACTATTAAATTTATGCCCGGTATGAATCAAGACTAAAATAGAACCGATAATGCCTGCATAAATATGCCATGACAACAGGGTATTCATGGACACATAGTGTGTTACCCAATTTTTCAAAAATGAAATGCGCTTAATAAAGAGGTAGAAGAGCGGAATCAGCATCAATATCGAGCCACTCACGCCAAACACACCACCCCAAAAACTCCCGGCAAAACGATAAGACGTATGGACTGCAAAGCCTAGCCATGTGATAAGCATTAGAAGTACTAAGCCCAAAACCATCATACGTCCTTGCGCATTCATTAAGCATCCACCTCAATGTTTTGAGTCGCTTTGGCCTGACAGGCTAAGATGAGCCTCTGTTGTTTGTCTTCCTTTGAAAGCGCATCTTCACAAGCCATGGTCACTTCCCCTGACAGCAATTTCACTTTACATAACCCGCATTGCCCGGTTCGACACGCATTATCAATCGCAATTCCATTGGCTTCAGCGATTTCAAGAAGGGTACGGTCTGGAAGAATCGGAACCATTTTTTCAGATTTCCGAAAAGAAATCATCGAACGGGTATCGGCTTTGATGGCCTCTAAGTCTTCTTGGATTATTTCTGGTTTCTTTTCTGGTCCAAATGCTTCTGTTAGAATCAAATCAGCGGGCACCTTAAGTTCTTTTAAGATACCAAGGATGGCTGCCATCATCGCAGGAGGACCACAAACGTGGATACGATGAGAGGCAATATCAGGGACAAGATGGCTGATGATGTTCTTGGTAAATAGGCCTTGCAACCCCATCCAAATGGTTCCCTCTGAACGCAGCATCGACGCGTACACATGGAGATTAAGGTATCTTTCTTGAAGTTGCTCTAATTCTTCGCGAAAGAGAAACTCACTCGTCGTGCGACAACAGTACAGCAAATAAATGTCATTGTGCCATCCAATATCGGTGAGGTAGCGGATGATACTCATCATCGGGGTAATACCAACTCCTCCACAAATCAGTACAATGCTCTTTGCCTCTTCACCAGTAAAGGTAAATTTACCATTAGGTCCCATCACCTCCAGTAAATCCCCTTCTTTAATTTCGTCATGCAAATAACGGGAAAACACGCCTTGTTCTTCCCGCTTGACCGTGATGGCGCAATAATGCAATTGGGTTGGGGTGGACGCCATGGTGTAACTGCGTCTTACGGTTTTACCATTAATTAAGGCGGTGAGCGTAATGAACTGGCCAGGATAATAGGTAAATGGCAAAGCCACCTCATGGGTTGATGCCAAATGAAACGTTTTGATTCCCGGGGCTTCTTGAAAGATACGGCAAACACGAAGTTGTCCTTCCCATTTCTCTTCCGGTTCGGTGAGCGATCTCATGACTGGAAATTGCGGGACAGGACATTTATGAGCGGGGCAGGTAGGAGGCGTAGTTGGGGCTGTTTCTGATGGCACTTTAGAAACTTGAGAGGATTTAATAGGCTCTACAGATGTTAAGGAAGGGGTTGGTTCAGGTGCTTTTGAGAATTGGGGTGGTGTCTCTGAAGATACAGTCGCATTTTGTTTGGTTAAGCGATCGAGCAAAGCAGCCGCTCTTCTCATTTTGAAAAAATACATCCAAATCATGACCAAAAAAAACAGACCAAATAGAGCGATAATCGTTAAATGAAAAAAAGGACCGCCTAAGACATTTTTGGCTTGAGGAGTACTTGGAAGAAGATTCATTTCACGTTTAAACCACTGCAAAGCGATGTCGCGAGGATTTTTTCCTTCAGACAGTGCGCGAAGTGCAGCCAGTGCACTCTCATATTGCGCTATCCCTTCCCGTAATTTCTCTAAAGCTTCTTGCATTTTAGCGTAATCGTTATTGTTGGATGCCAACAAAAGCTCGTTAAGTCCACCTTTCATGAGCGCCATGCCGGATGTGATGCGTTGATGTGCCTTTTGTTGAATTGCAAGGCGTTTTTCGGGGGATAATGTGGGTAAATTCATTAAAGAAGGGTACAGTTCCTTAGAGGGAGTCCCTATGTTTTTCATCATGCCCCCCATTCCCTCACTTTCTTTTTCTCCTTGATGATGGGCAGCATGGTCTTGTGCTGTGAGTTGAGCAAAGGAAACAGAAGCCATCGCCAACAGGAAAGAAATAGATACTGCTTGAACCCATAGAAATAGGAAAAACTTTTTAATGTATTGAAACAGCATCCTTTCCCTCCAAAGCGCACTGAACAAGCTGAGATTATTTGTTTTCCTGCCTCTTATTAGTTTATCCCATATTCTGTAACAAATTTCCAATAACTTAAAAGGGTATGATTAGGAATTCATGCAGTCATTCATTCCATGGATTAGAAACTCAACCAAATCAGTACGTTATTTGCTCTATTTTGAGGTTCTGTCTATTCTATAATAGAAGCTTTTTTAAGAGATGTCCTATGTGGAATCTTAAAAAAGTGAAGGGACGGCACGCTTTGATACTTTACAGGGATCAATCGGTTAAGTGCTAATTCTGACATGGTAGTGAACATTATGATGCCAGGATGGAGGAATTTCCAATGGCGAAGCAGTGGATGGTTTTAATAGGGTGTGTGGTCTTGAGTTTATTGACGACTGCTTCGTTAGCACAATATCGAAATGGTGTTTTTTCAGTGGAGTACTCAAAGGCCTCCCCTATAAAAAATATCCCTCTTAAAAAAGCCACATTAATAATCAAAATCTACTATTATGGATATCCCAAAGGGCATTTCTCAGTGGTCACGGATGAAAAACAACATTTTATCATGGGTTATGATGATAAGTATCAAATCGCTCTCGAACTCATCGCCATTTCGGGACAGGAACAATATAAGGCCTTATGCCGTGGAGAATCGAAACCAGGGCAGTTGAAATTAATAGTCGTCTGTAACCCGTATAAGAAAAAGACCTTATAAAGAGGCGGTGTGACTTTTGCCTCATAGTGCTCTATGTGAACTCATGACCAATAATCGCTTGGGCGCTTTGCAAAATATTCTGAATTTCTTCGGTAATTTCTTCTTGGCGCAGTAAATTGAGACGATGGTTTAATGCATTTTTTTTATTTTCCAAGCGATCTAATGCCTGGTTTAAGTGAAACAGTCGTTGATGATTCTCCGCAAAAAACGATTGATAAAAAATCGAATAACACATGGTCAGTAAATAATGCTCCACCAAGTCAGCGAAAAACTGATCTCTGGAACCATTTAAAACGGGTGGCACAGAAAAATGAGGCGCAGGACTTGTATCCAACTCTTTAAAGGGCTGCCAGGTTTTTGCTTGAATTTGATTGTGCTCTTCCTCATTGAAGAGGATAGTCCATTGCCAAGAATGCCATGTTTTATTTTTTTGCAATAAGGCCTTTTCTAACGTGTGTAACACGTTTGAAATCACGGCTGGGATTTCTTCAATGGCATTGGGTCCATCGATTGTTGCCATGACACGAGAGTCATTAGGCATTTTTAATGCCAGTTTATGCCCTACAAGAATAAGTGCTGGTTCCAATTCAGAATGGTGCTCTTTGTGCACGTCTAACTGATGAAGCACATTATCATTAAAAGAACCACAAAAGCCGCGTTCTGAGCCAATAAGAATAGAAACTAAGGGAGGATTTTCTTGTTGATTCATGGGGGGCATGGGATAGAAACTTAAAAAATCATGACTCACCTCACTAATGGTTTTAATGACGTTGTCCTGCATGGAAAGACATTGAGTGATTTTGCCCAGTTCAATGAAAGAAAGATTTTTCATGGCCGTCATAATGTGGCCAATTTCTTCTAAAGTATGAACATGTTCTTTGAGTTTGGTTCGTTTCGTCATGATACCATCCGGGTATTAAGTGATACTCATTGCTTTGGAGTGGATAATGAGTCCGTTCTATGCCATTAGCCATTCTTTTATCGCTTTTTTCCATTGTTCTCGTGGGCTTCCCAAGGATAAAGTGCTTTGTTTTATTTCTTCCTCTATTTTTTTGAGCATTTTGGGGATGTCTTCTAAATTCAATTCGTCAAAGAAACCCTCATTGTAAGCAATAAGCCATGCGAGTTGAAATTCAATGGGTAGTGGTGAAAAACGTTCTTGTTTTAGAATTTCTCTTAAAAC harbors:
- a CDS encoding DUF4156 domain-containing protein; this encodes MKIVYLIISFMILLLNSGCGGLRQVNADAKNVNLYLSYPTGNCRFLGIIKNPNVHEVMDIRSSLKDLEKDDNNFLKNEGAKLGANVIVLVTHTPSEAHKRYVRGSKNLTTINIHSIIANAYYCPHMKVDQLQQRNLEIKQTPLFENDDLQINH
- a CDS encoding CHASE3 domain-containing protein, which gives rise to MEALKYLVRDNKNQLSHLNTLSNLLQQRIDYFKQIITTYQKQEKEVAENMMASDTGLYLATQVRILTITIQNGEFILLN
- a CDS encoding protein VrrB — protein: MWTLKTLKWFVAVAALMGSSAVASAFDTSIKTDSPIDSITLASNIPHAPHWTPHGGHGRWHWDGHRWHWIQYHYKWHHNWHQNWHHNWHQQNWHHGGHDGHGGGH
- a CDS encoding DUF2933 domain-containing protein translates to MSPAFGHHPKSPKPQKEKGFWSSPSGLVAIIIIGIIGYYVIVEHGAHIASFLGASPLVLLVLLCPLMHLFMHRGHGGHGENHHHKSDEKDNDSSEKKD
- a CDS encoding methyltransferase family protein, with product MEHSSYAYGLWLLVIVNSAIFILFAYSFTTTFKTRRDWRAFGAFSAFVIAYFTEMYGFPLTIYLLSGWLSKYYPGMDLYGHDSGHLLHTLLGLKGDPHFDVFHILSFVFIIGGLWMIASAWGTLYRAQKAHQLATSGLYAKIRHPQYDGFILVMIGFLLQWPTILTLIMFPILVYMYVRLARREEKEVLAEFGEEYKHYAAVTPGFIPRFGKQQDSKGDAP
- a CDS encoding 2Fe-2S iron-sulfur cluster-binding protein translates to MLFQYIKKFFLFLWVQAVSISFLLAMASVSFAQLTAQDHAAHHQGEKESEGMGGMMKNIGTPSKELYPSLMNLPTLSPEKRLAIQQKAHQRITSGMALMKGGLNELLLASNNNDYAKMQEALEKLREGIAQYESALAALRALSEGKNPRDIALQWFKREMNLLPSTPQAKNVLGGPFFHLTIIALFGLFFLVMIWMYFFKMRRAAALLDRLTKQNATVSSETPPQFSKAPEPTPSLTSVEPIKSSQVSKVPSETAPTTPPTCPAHKCPVPQFPVMRSLTEPEEKWEGQLRVCRIFQEAPGIKTFHLASTHEVALPFTYYPGQFITLTALINGKTVRRSYTMASTPTQLHYCAITVKREEQGVFSRYLHDEIKEGDLLEVMGPNGKFTFTGEEAKSIVLICGGVGITPMMSIIRYLTDIGWHNDIYLLYCCRTTSEFLFREELEQLQERYLNLHVYASMLRSEGTIWMGLQGLFTKNIISHLVPDIASHRIHVCGPPAMMAAILGILKELKVPADLILTEAFGPEKKPEIIQEDLEAIKADTRSMISFRKSEKMVPILPDRTLLEIAEANGIAIDNACRTGQCGLCKVKLLSGEVTMACEDALSKEDKQQRLILACQAKATQNIEVDA
- a CDS encoding F0F1 ATP synthase subunit gamma, producing the protein MTKRTKLKEHVHTLEEIGHIMTAMKNLSFIELGKITQCLSMQDNVIKTISEVSHDFLSFYPMPPMNQQENPPLVSILIGSERGFCGSFNDNVLHQLDVHKEHHSELEPALILVGHKLALKMPNDSRVMATIDGPNAIEEIPAVISNVLHTLEKALLQKNKTWHSWQWTILFNEEEHNQIQAKTWQPFKELDTSPAPHFSVPPVLNGSRDQFFADLVEHYLLTMCYSIFYQSFFAENHQRLFHLNQALDRLENKKNALNHRLNLLRQEEITEEIQNILQSAQAIIGHEFT